One genomic region from Proteus vulgaris encodes:
- the mltF gene encoding membrane-bound lytic murein transglycosylase MltF: MNNIRINYFVIVIIALFSAAIIALNITWPDRQKAQINKILSRGELRISTIPSPLITMNDKKDPVGFDYELVKRFADYLGVKLVVNMRTNINQMFDDLENNKADFIAAGLLYNKERLETTRSGPAYFSVSQQLIYRKGTLRPRSFDALDGRLVVTAGSAHASLLRTLKETQYPELEWEESDNQTTSQLLEALSEGKITYVLADSISVAVQQRIHPNVAVGFEVTESRPLTWYLPDGEDNSLYAAMLDYFNQLSQEDVLARLEEKYFGHVGTFDYFDTISFITAIDSILPNYQPLFEKYADTFDWRLLAAMAWQESHWDPHATSPTGVRGLMMLTRPTASSMGVTDRLDPEESVRGGAQYLKHLLSRLPDSIPEDERIWFALAAYNMGFGHMLDARRLTEQQNADPDSWLDVKSRLPLLSQKKYYADLPYGYARGHEAYRYVENIRRYQLSLVGYLQAKESKNKILSKDKESDNDEEQERSSLSLTQDMAYQ; the protein is encoded by the coding sequence TTGAATAATATAAGGATAAACTATTTCGTTATCGTTATCATAGCGCTCTTTTCAGCGGCTATTATCGCGTTGAATATTACATGGCCGGATAGGCAAAAAGCGCAGATAAATAAGATTTTATCTCGTGGTGAGTTAAGAATTAGTACGATACCTTCACCATTGATAACGATGAACGATAAAAAGGACCCCGTAGGTTTCGATTATGAATTAGTGAAACGCTTTGCAGATTACCTAGGCGTGAAACTTGTCGTTAATATGCGGACAAATATCAACCAAATGTTTGATGATTTGGAGAATAATAAAGCTGACTTTATCGCTGCCGGATTACTTTACAATAAAGAGAGATTAGAAACGACACGCAGTGGCCCTGCTTACTTTTCAGTTTCTCAACAGCTTATTTATCGTAAAGGGACATTAAGACCACGTAGCTTTGATGCGTTAGATGGGCGTCTTGTTGTCACTGCTGGCTCTGCTCATGCAAGCTTATTGCGAACACTAAAAGAGACGCAATATCCCGAACTTGAATGGGAAGAATCAGATAATCAGACAACCTCACAACTACTAGAAGCCTTATCGGAAGGTAAAATAACCTATGTATTAGCAGACTCAATCAGTGTTGCTGTACAACAGCGCATTCATCCTAATGTTGCTGTAGGATTTGAAGTCACTGAAAGTCGTCCACTAACATGGTATCTGCCAGATGGTGAAGATAATAGCTTATATGCAGCGATGCTCGATTACTTTAATCAATTATCTCAAGAAGATGTATTAGCAAGACTTGAAGAAAAGTATTTTGGCCATGTAGGTACGTTTGATTACTTCGATACTATCTCTTTTATTACAGCGATAGATTCTATTTTGCCAAATTATCAGCCTCTTTTTGAAAAGTATGCAGATACCTTCGATTGGCGCTTATTGGCAGCGATGGCATGGCAAGAATCACATTGGGATCCTCATGCTACATCACCAACGGGTGTTAGAGGGTTGATGATGTTAACTCGCCCTACTGCATCAAGTATGGGTGTTACTGACAGGCTTGATCCTGAAGAAAGTGTTCGAGGAGGAGCGCAATATCTTAAACATCTTCTTTCGCGCTTACCCGATTCTATCCCTGAAGATGAAAGAATTTGGTTTGCATTAGCAGCATATAATATGGGATTTGGCCATATGCTTGATGCCAGAAGGCTTACTGAGCAACAAAATGCCGATCCTGACAGTTGGCTAGATGTAAAATCAAGATTACCTCTACTTAGCCAAAAGAAATATTATGCTGACCTCCCTTACGGCTATGCCAGAGGCCATGAGGCTTATCGCTACGTTGAAAACATTCGACGATATCAGCTCAGCCTTGTCGGTTACCTTCAAGCCAAAGAGAGCAAAAATAAAATATTATCTAAAGATAAAGAGAGTGATAACGATGAAGAACAAGAAAGATCATCATTGTCATTAACTCAAGATATGGCTTATCAATAA
- a CDS encoding fimbrial protein codes for MKLSKIALAAALVFGINSVATAETPAPKVGATKGEIQLKGEIVNSACGLAASSSPVIVDFSEIPTSALANMQKAGNVKKDIELQDCDTTVAKTATVSYTPSVVNATNKDLASFVSGSASGAGIGLMDAGSKSVKWNTATTPVQLVNGVSKIPFVAYVQAESADATVTPGEFQAVINFQVDYQ; via the coding sequence ATGAAACTGAGTAAAATTGCTTTAGCTGCTGCTTTAGTATTTGGTATTAATTCTGTTGCAACTGCTGAAACTCCTGCACCAAAAGTTGGCGCAACTAAAGGCGAAATTCAATTAAAAGGTGAAATTGTTAATTCAGCTTGTGGATTAGCAGCTTCTTCAAGTCCTGTTATTGTTGATTTCAGTGAAATTCCAACTTCTGCATTAGCAAATATGCAGAAAGCAGGTAACGTTAAAAAAGATATCGAATTACAAGACTGTGATACTACCGTAGCAAAAACAGCTACTGTTAGCTATACACCAAGCGTTGTTAATGCAACAAATAAAGACTTAGCATCTTTCGTATCTGGCTCAGCTTCTGGCGCAGGTATTGGCTTAATGGATGCTGGCAGCAAGTCAGTAAAATGGAACACAGCAACAACACCTGTACAATTAGTTAATGGTGTTTCTAAGATCCCATTCGTTGCTTACGTTCAAGCTGAATCAGCAGACGCTACTGTAACTCCAGGTGAATTCCAAGCCGTTATCAACTTCCAAGTTGATTATCAGTAA
- a CDS encoding fimbria/pilus outer membrane usher protein → MLISFFHSTIWKNICAILLLCLAFFAQAEQDDSVEFNIHMLDAEDRDNVDLSRFATSNYIIPGMYYLDIRINGRDFPRQNINYVEVKPNYSIACIDPTLLKKLTVNEENQKFIEEISPECFDISQLPGISIKNDGGILDIVMPRSLMKYEDTDWTPPELWDPGVSGLLVDYTLTGTSTRPNKGNNNNSLTGYGQAGINVGEWRLRAEYQGNYSSEYSSNNSFDWNQIYAYKPLPNQAAKLTLGETYLNSQVFDSFRFTGANIQSDERMLPPSLQGYAPEIHGIANTNAKVTVTQNGRLIYETTVPAGPFAIKHLQDTVQGQLNVRVEEQNGKVNEFQVQTANLPYMTRPGSVRYNTSMGQSSLNNHKMQGPVFYQGDFSWGMNNTWSLYGGVLLTAKDYNAWSLGLGHDMGRLGTLSGDITQSYSKTYDNENINGMSFKLNYAKTFDEYHSTITFAGYRFSEKTFRSFSQYIDERYNDINNNGYEKEMYTITGNKTFWADDIEKSTTLYLSYRHQNYWDKNTQEQYGATVSRNFSIMGIEQINTNLSAFRTQYKGNTDDSISFNISVPLGSGKSIGYSLQDSNGKVNQMASYSDNSNYNNLWRVRAGLSSDNKANTDGYYQHRSQYAEINANASYQQDNYVAVGATVKGGFTATRHGAALHSSSMTSSTARMMVDTDGVAGVPFNNQSTTTNLFGIGVLTDLTSYNNVDARIDVDKMDSDIETHKAITSATLTEGAIGYYKFPVRQGERLMAILQTVDQKYPPFGAEVTNKNGENMGMVMEDGLVYIAGVNLNESLNVIWGGKTQCTITIPAAINDPLKRELLLCQGF, encoded by the coding sequence ATGTTAATTTCTTTTTTTCACAGCACAATATGGAAAAACATTTGTGCCATTTTGCTATTGTGCTTAGCGTTTTTCGCTCAAGCCGAGCAAGATGATTCTGTGGAATTTAACATTCACATGCTAGATGCCGAAGACAGAGATAATGTCGATTTATCTCGTTTTGCAACTTCTAATTACATTATTCCGGGTATGTACTACTTAGATATCCGTATAAATGGCCGTGACTTTCCTCGCCAAAACATTAATTATGTTGAAGTGAAACCTAATTACTCTATCGCTTGTATTGACCCTACTCTTCTAAAAAAGTTAACAGTTAACGAAGAAAATCAAAAATTTATCGAAGAAATCTCGCCAGAATGTTTCGATATTAGTCAATTGCCGGGTATCTCTATCAAAAATGATGGCGGTATCCTTGATATTGTTATGCCTCGCTCATTAATGAAATATGAAGATACAGATTGGACACCACCTGAATTATGGGATCCGGGTGTATCTGGGTTATTAGTTGACTATACCTTGACAGGTACATCAACTCGCCCGAATAAAGGCAATAATAACAACTCATTGACAGGTTATGGACAAGCTGGAATTAACGTTGGTGAATGGCGACTACGTGCCGAATATCAAGGAAACTATTCATCTGAATATTCATCAAATAATAGCTTTGATTGGAATCAGATTTACGCTTATAAACCATTACCTAACCAAGCAGCAAAACTAACGCTGGGTGAAACTTATTTAAACTCTCAAGTTTTTGATAGCTTTCGTTTTACAGGTGCCAATATACAAAGTGATGAAAGAATGTTGCCTCCTTCTTTGCAAGGTTATGCACCTGAAATCCACGGTATCGCAAACACCAATGCCAAAGTGACTGTAACGCAAAATGGCCGCTTAATTTATGAAACCACAGTACCTGCGGGTCCTTTTGCTATTAAACATTTACAAGACACAGTACAAGGTCAATTAAATGTTAGAGTCGAAGAGCAAAACGGTAAGGTAAATGAATTCCAAGTACAGACCGCCAACCTACCTTATATGACTCGTCCTGGCTCTGTGCGTTATAACACATCAATGGGTCAGTCATCGCTCAACAACCATAAAATGCAAGGCCCTGTTTTTTATCAAGGTGATTTTTCATGGGGTATGAACAACACATGGTCACTGTATGGTGGGGTTTTATTGACAGCTAAAGATTACAATGCGTGGTCATTAGGTTTAGGTCACGATATGGGTCGTTTGGGTACACTCTCAGGTGATATTACTCAGTCTTATAGCAAAACTTATGATAATGAAAATATCAACGGGATGTCATTCAAACTGAACTACGCTAAAACATTCGATGAATACCATAGTACGATTACTTTTGCGGGCTACCGTTTTTCAGAGAAAACATTCCGATCTTTCTCTCAATATATAGATGAGCGTTATAACGATATTAATAACAATGGTTATGAAAAAGAGATGTATACCATTACAGGTAACAAAACTTTTTGGGCTGATGATATTGAAAAATCGACAACACTTTACCTCTCTTATCGACACCAAAACTATTGGGATAAAAATACACAAGAACAATATGGTGCTACGGTAAGCCGTAATTTTTCTATTATGGGTATAGAGCAGATTAATACTAACTTATCTGCATTCCGTACTCAGTATAAGGGAAATACTGATGATAGTATTTCTTTCAACATTTCAGTGCCATTAGGAAGCGGCAAAAGCATTGGTTATAGCTTGCAAGACAGTAACGGTAAAGTGAACCAAATGGCCTCTTATTCTGATAATAGCAATTATAATAATCTATGGCGTGTCCGTGCAGGTTTAAGCTCAGACAATAAAGCCAATACTGATGGTTATTATCAACACCGTTCGCAATATGCAGAAATTAACGCCAATGCAAGCTATCAACAAGATAATTACGTTGCAGTAGGCGCAACAGTTAAAGGTGGATTTACTGCGACACGCCATGGTGCTGCATTACATAGTAGTAGCATGACATCAAGTACTGCCCGCATGATGGTTGATACTGATGGTGTTGCAGGTGTGCCATTTAATAACCAAAGTACGACTACAAATCTATTTGGTATTGGGGTATTAACTGACTTAACTAGTTATAACAATGTTGATGCTCGTATTGATGTTGATAAAATGGATTCAGATATTGAAACACACAAAGCCATTACTTCTGCAACATTAACTGAAGGTGCGATTGGCTACTATAAATTCCCTGTTCGCCAAGGTGAGCGCTTAATGGCTATCTTACAAACTGTCGATCAAAAATATCCGCCATTTGGTGCCGAAGTCACCAATAAAAACGGTGAAAATATGGGAATGGTGATGGAAGATGGTTTAGTTTATATCGCCGGTGTTAACCTTAATGAATCATTAAACGTGATCTGGGGTGGTAAAACCCAGTGTACGATTACAATTCCAGCCGCAATTAACGATCCTCTAAAACGTGAATTGTTATTATGTCAGGGATTTTAA
- a CDS encoding molecular chaperone, which produces MNSFNTLKTLFCGSLIALSIVSTTQAGVSLDRTRIVLTGNENSASVNLKNTSPDIPFLAQSWVENEHGQKIASPLVALPPLQRLDGDQKGVVRITKTAEVGLLPQDRESLFYLNVREIPPAPKQANVLQMAMQSRIKLFYRPTAIIPEKPGMIWQDQLVFKKQGNQFIAENPTPYYITIIGLSNKLNGEDSDKLTTFPGLMVAPKSSLEIPVKTNGVNQFYMMYVNDYGGHPELKFVCQQNSCTAAPKEQQPKY; this is translated from the coding sequence ATGAACTCATTCAACACACTCAAAACGCTTTTTTGTGGCTCATTAATTGCACTCAGCATAGTGAGTACAACTCAAGCGGGCGTGTCATTAGATAGAACTCGTATTGTATTAACGGGCAACGAGAATTCAGCTAGTGTAAATCTAAAGAACACTAGCCCTGACATTCCTTTTTTAGCTCAGTCATGGGTTGAAAATGAACACGGACAAAAAATTGCCTCTCCTTTAGTGGCATTGCCACCTTTACAGCGTCTTGATGGCGACCAAAAAGGGGTTGTCAGAATAACCAAAACAGCAGAAGTTGGACTTTTACCACAAGATAGAGAATCACTATTCTATTTAAATGTGCGTGAAATTCCACCAGCACCAAAACAAGCTAACGTGTTACAAATGGCAATGCAGTCTCGCATTAAATTATTCTACCGCCCAACTGCCATTATTCCTGAAAAGCCGGGTATGATTTGGCAAGATCAGTTAGTGTTTAAAAAGCAAGGTAATCAATTTATTGCTGAAAACCCAACACCTTACTACATCACTATTATTGGGCTTTCTAATAAATTGAATGGTGAAGATAGCGATAAGTTAACCACATTCCCTGGTTTAATGGTTGCTCCTAAATCATCTTTGGAAATTCCAGTTAAAACCAATGGCGTCAATCAATTTTACATGATGTATGTAAATGACTACGGTGGACACCCAGAATTAAAATTTGTTTGCCAACAAAATAGCTGTACAGCGGCACCGAAAGAACAACAACCAAAATATTAA
- a CDS encoding fimbrial protein: MKLTTANFYFNTLKLLFTGAMLCTPIVASAYIHGEVRTVGGPNIFRVELNNATFPNNRPGETARVNFSLPDRYLATVYCPKDPLVPNSRTYYMANSDLRYLGNNYYELNEYVDVQIKFSIWGPDSLPTVPFIEKPNNRNGQQGCRVPESPKPNMSSGSSGVLVFRLKKPIINGVSLTGQAVAQMYARVGNGLYQEYGPEPISKLVISSGILTTEDKCTFNNGSPITFDFGNVGNTSDYLNGQNYKITRNIPIKCEGGSFTNPNSRIMFKIQTGSSGVASFNPNYLGTTGPVDRTNLGIVLRDKSGTIVPPNQYFSVGKLNNFKGNWEVTAAPIAKAGSKITEGEFSAHATLVAEFM; this comes from the coding sequence ATGAAATTAACAACAGCAAATTTTTATTTCAATACGCTAAAATTACTTTTTACTGGCGCAATGTTATGTACTCCAATTGTTGCTTCTGCATACATTCATGGTGAGGTTCGTACCGTTGGCGGCCCTAATATCTTTAGAGTTGAGTTAAATAACGCAACATTTCCTAATAACAGACCAGGTGAAACTGCCAGAGTAAATTTTTCTTTACCTGATAGATATTTAGCAACAGTTTATTGCCCTAAAGATCCCTTAGTTCCTAATTCTCGCACTTATTATATGGCGAATTCTGACCTACGCTATTTAGGTAATAATTACTATGAACTTAATGAATACGTCGATGTTCAGATCAAGTTTTCTATTTGGGGCCCTGATTCTCTTCCTACAGTTCCTTTTATTGAAAAGCCTAATAATCGAAATGGGCAACAAGGCTGTCGCGTTCCTGAATCACCAAAACCCAATATGTCATCAGGAAGTAGCGGTGTATTAGTATTTCGTCTAAAAAAACCGATTATTAATGGGGTTTCATTAACAGGGCAAGCTGTAGCGCAAATGTATGCCCGTGTAGGTAATGGCTTATATCAAGAGTATGGCCCTGAACCAATTTCAAAATTAGTGATTAGCTCAGGAATACTGACCACTGAAGATAAATGCACATTTAATAATGGCTCTCCAATTACCTTTGATTTTGGCAATGTCGGTAATACTTCTGACTATTTGAATGGTCAAAACTACAAGATCACGCGCAATATTCCAATAAAATGTGAAGGTGGTAGTTTTACTAATCCTAACAGTCGAATTATGTTTAAAATTCAAACAGGAAGTTCTGGTGTTGCCAGCTTTAACCCTAATTACCTTGGTACAACAGGACCTGTAGATAGAACAAATTTAGGTATTGTTTTAAGAGACAAATCAGGAACGATTGTGCCACCTAATCAATATTTTTCTGTCGGGAAGCTGAATAATTTTAAAGGTAATTGGGAAGTTACTGCTGCTCCTATTGCAAAGGCAGGGAGCAAAATTACAGAAGGTGAGTTTTCAGCACATGCCACCTTAGTGGCGGAGTTTATGTAA
- a CDS encoding fimbrial protein, with protein sequence MENPIIKSAISLLLLLSPSAFAVTELIGGDMEFKGVVVAHGCTIVAGDENKVIDFKQISAKDLYTFQKSEPVAFSISLENCSQDIYKSVTITLDGKEHPTMPNHLAVVGNGSEDPKSIGIVFTDVQRNVIQLKKPSSTRLLNNKRIQFNFMTYVEASPSALKNQTLLTGPFQAQATYTLNYQ encoded by the coding sequence ATGGAAAATCCAATAATAAAATCGGCGATTTCTCTTTTATTATTACTTTCACCTTCTGCCTTTGCTGTGACAGAGCTTATTGGCGGCGATATGGAATTTAAAGGTGTTGTTGTTGCACATGGTTGTACCATTGTTGCTGGTGATGAAAATAAGGTAATTGATTTTAAGCAGATATCTGCCAAAGATCTCTATACCTTTCAAAAAAGTGAACCCGTTGCTTTTAGTATTAGTTTAGAAAATTGTAGTCAGGATATTTATAAAAGTGTCACAATCACGCTAGATGGGAAAGAGCATCCTACAATGCCCAATCACCTTGCTGTCGTCGGCAATGGATCTGAAGATCCTAAAAGTATCGGGATTGTATTTACTGATGTGCAACGCAATGTGATCCAATTAAAAAAGCCGAGCTCAACTCGACTTCTTAATAATAAACGTATTCAATTTAATTTTATGACGTATGTTGAGGCATCACCCTCTGCACTAAAAAATCAAACTTTGCTAACAGGCCCTTTCCAAGCCCAAGCAACATATACCCTTAATTATCAGTAA
- the tadA gene encoding tRNA adenosine(34) deaminase TadA: MNKVKDDIYWMHKAIEQAQKAQEIGEIPVGAVLVVDNKIIAKGWNHSIIDNDPTAHAEIMALRKGGKHLQNYRLLDATLYITLEPCVMCAGAIVHSRVKRVVYGASDLKTGAAGSFIDILQHPGMNHKVEITSGVLGEECSQLLSQFFKMRRAEKKQLKKQKASPAIINTEPAIKE; encoded by the coding sequence GTGAATAAAGTTAAAGATGATATTTATTGGATGCATAAAGCGATTGAGCAAGCGCAAAAAGCACAAGAAATCGGTGAAATACCAGTCGGCGCAGTTTTAGTCGTTGATAATAAAATCATTGCTAAAGGATGGAATCATTCAATTATCGATAACGATCCCACTGCACACGCAGAGATTATGGCATTACGCAAAGGGGGAAAGCATTTACAAAATTATCGCCTACTTGATGCGACTCTTTATATTACCCTTGAACCTTGTGTGATGTGTGCCGGAGCAATTGTGCATAGTCGGGTAAAACGGGTGGTTTATGGTGCCTCAGATTTAAAAACAGGTGCGGCAGGTTCATTTATTGATATCTTACAGCATCCCGGAATGAACCATAAAGTTGAGATAACTTCAGGTGTATTAGGTGAAGAGTGCTCACAGCTTTTAAGTCAGTTTTTTAAAATGAGAAGGGCTGAAAAGAAACAGCTTAAAAAGCAAAAAGCCAGTCCAGCCATAATCAATACTGAACCAGCAATAAAAGAATAA
- a CDS encoding LysE family translocator has protein sequence MPTLFNMWTFALLSLGLVLTPGPNMIYLISRSISQGKKAGFISLIGVAVGYIFYMLLAAFGITAIFMAVPYAYDTLKICGAIYLFYIAWQSIKPGGRSIFHPKKLLSGNTTKLFVMGFITNLLNPKIALMYLSLLPQFISLQNGSVLNQSLVLGSIQIIISIAVNALIVIAAGSIAGFFMQRPRWALVQRWFMATILGALAVKLATEARVN, from the coding sequence ATGCCAACACTGTTCAATATGTGGACATTTGCGCTTTTGTCCTTGGGTTTGGTGCTAACACCGGGCCCTAATATGATTTACCTGATTTCACGCTCAATCTCTCAAGGGAAAAAGGCCGGATTTATTTCATTAATCGGTGTGGCTGTTGGCTATATTTTTTATATGTTATTAGCTGCATTTGGTATTACAGCTATTTTTATGGCTGTGCCTTATGCTTACGATACATTAAAAATTTGTGGTGCTATTTACCTTTTTTATATCGCTTGGCAATCTATTAAGCCCGGTGGGCGTTCTATCTTTCATCCCAAAAAATTACTTTCAGGCAATACAACAAAGCTCTTTGTCATGGGCTTTATCACTAACCTACTCAATCCTAAAATCGCATTAATGTACTTATCACTGTTACCTCAATTTATTAGCCTTCAAAATGGCAGTGTTTTAAATCAATCACTAGTGTTAGGTAGTATCCAAATTATTATTAGCATTGCGGTAAATGCATTGATTGTTATTGCCGCAGGCTCTATTGCTGGGTTCTTTATGCAAAGGCCTCGTTGGGCATTGGTTCAACGTTGGTTTATGGCAACAATCTTAGGCGCTTTAGCCGTCAAATTAGCTACTGAAGCGCGCGTAAACTAA
- a CDS encoding type II toxin-antitoxin system RelE/ParE family toxin, whose amino-acid sequence MKTIKHYLTIDGKDLYADYFRKIRDPVAKAKIASRVNRMASACFGDHKPCRESIWELRIDQGVGYRVYYSLINGEIILLLLAGDKRTQDADINKAILCLKDYLKR is encoded by the coding sequence ATGAAAACTATCAAACATTATCTAACAATAGATGGCAAAGACTTATATGCCGACTACTTCAGAAAGATACGTGATCCTGTTGCTAAAGCCAAAATTGCATCGAGAGTAAATAGAATGGCAAGTGCGTGTTTTGGTGATCATAAACCTTGTCGTGAAAGCATTTGGGAGCTACGAATTGATCAAGGTGTGGGTTATCGCGTCTACTATAGTTTAATCAATGGCGAAATTATATTGCTACTTCTAGCAGGAGATAAACGAACTCAGGATGCTGACATCAATAAAGCCATCCTATGTCTAAAAGATTATTTAAAGAGGTAG
- a CDS encoding addiction module antidote protein: MPKSRLHDDAMIELLREDPSFAKAYLHQAFLDIDEDGGQEAFLMALRHVVEARGGMAKIAKKAGVSRETLYRTLSPTGNPTLKTLRNVISATGFHFSSLASI; encoded by the coding sequence ATGCCAAAATCTCGTTTACACGATGACGCAATGATTGAGCTTTTGCGTGAAGATCCTAGTTTTGCAAAAGCATATTTACACCAAGCCTTCCTTGATATTGATGAAGATGGTGGGCAAGAAGCTTTTCTTATGGCATTACGCCATGTCGTAGAAGCTCGGGGCGGTATGGCAAAAATTGCCAAAAAAGCAGGAGTATCTAGAGAAACGCTTTATCGAACATTATCACCAACAGGAAACCCAACATTAAAAACATTGCGAAATGTTATTAGTGCAACTGGCTTTCATTTCTCTTCATTAGCAAGTATTTAA
- a CDS encoding YfhL family 4Fe-4S dicluster ferredoxin yields MALLITKKCINCDMCEPECPNDAISMGDEIYEINPDLCTECVGHYDKPTCQSVCPITNTIITDPAHTESQDELWEKFVLIHHADKI; encoded by the coding sequence ATGGCTTTACTAATTACGAAGAAATGCATCAATTGCGATATGTGTGAACCAGAGTGTCCAAATGATGCGATTTCAATGGGGGATGAAATTTATGAAATTAATCCTGATCTTTGCACTGAATGTGTAGGACATTACGATAAACCAACTTGCCAATCGGTTTGTCCGATTACTAACACGATCATCACTGATCCTGCTCATACTGAATCTCAAGATGAATTATGGGAAAAATTTGTGTTGATCCATCACGCAGATAAGATCTAA